One window of Daphnia carinata strain CSIRO-1 chromosome 7, CSIRO_AGI_Dcar_HiC_V3, whole genome shotgun sequence genomic DNA carries:
- the LOC130704074 gene encoding rap guanine nucleotide exchange factor 4-like isoform X3, with amino-acid sequence MDSHHWASSFDTRSSERRAGDVEVIAAYLHKWRCLDSLSNSLLRRLASAAYLEDLDDGVTLYRQGDRGTNWYFILSGEVVMTTCSDRSDTKDTSSSFRHHSSNNGPSPSSSSSSCSPLTSAATYSRRLLGRGSWFGDSVLDDSPRDATASTRGPCKLLRVEQRDFRSLWQKHQDELIQLSGSPSSPSASSPANHRKHSHHHQPQSHQPGGKRQSQRHHSTGGISSRQGSQENNNSNNGRSSSTSGGLSIPSREPSLADANINSTKSPSPQRQERNASVVSATAVDGGATTASGNGRSNPSPPSNAQQTTAPAGQPTGQTGPNSNQIAQLTLSPSERAMMMGKVLKTLILASSSASPASALIRDRKVPGRGTVRHCLVGTEMVDWLLGLSPEVHSRAQASAMWQVLLDEQVILALSKEHQFKDKFVFYRFHDDAEGRGDGPAGRKPNADVVRDAQQKKDEVISTLTQLAPDAVLKAILRKPTHDRSPDDLEIIYEELVHIRALSHLSTTVKRELANIIVFESHPRAETVLFNQGDEGTSWYVILKGSVNVVIHGKGVVTTLQDGDDFGQLALINNAPRAATIITREDGCQFLRVDKDDFNRILRDVEANTVRLKEHGRDVLVLEKVSANPSAAHRHSASSHYKYTVMAGMPQKMLEHLLETRLDARHLSARDEDIIRPYSSATDMFLDDFLLTHIMFMPTHQLITELMRKYRIESPTQDKEFVVASKSRVVNFVYQWVTSIRDPVFDETITHSFFEQLHSEVHADARLYHTLREEAAMLDHVQELLGEYRAARQQGGSLATLTWTLPAGGQSVVLFSAVNAAATAAAAASNRKNSGESSAASAFSLEKRRPIRADDDIIFRVYCADHTYCTLRQPVNATAETIKLNAADKLGLRHEELVLAEIKSNGEKSVISDTEVSIATCLSINGRIFVSPKDHLDAMTVLPDQEGPSDGTCNELEMFSTRELAYYITLIDWDLFCSVHEYELLYHVAGAQPFRKIKSNLDLFLRRFNEIQYWVVTEICLANTLGKRVQLLRKFIKLAAYCKEFQNLNAFFALVMGLSNVAVSRLTQTWERLPSKLRKMFNEFDGLIEPSRNHRAYRIAVGKLQPPILPFMPLLLKDMTFTHEGNRTLLDSAGLINFEKMHMLAQTMRTLRYCRSRQLLLQPPTPRSEQEVRNYIRNLRVVDNQRILTGLSQRLEPKRA; translated from the exons aTCGTCGGAGCGTCGAGCCGGAGACGTGGAAGTGATTGCCGCTTACCTGCACAAATGGCGCTGCCTGGATTCGCTGAGCAACTCGTTGCTGCGGCGTCTCGCCTCCGCCGCTTACCTCGAGGATCTCGACGACGGCGTCACAC TTTATCGACAAGGCGACCGCGGGACCAACTGGTATTTCATCCTCAGCGGCGAAGTCGTCATGACCACGTGTAGCGACCGCAGTGACACCAAGGACACCAGTAGCAGTTTCCGCCAT caTTCGTCGAATAATGGACCTTCACCATCATCCTCTTCGTCGTCGTGTTCGCCTCTGACATCGGCAGCGACTTATAGTCGACGGTTGCTCGGACGCGGCAGTTGGTTCGGTGATTCGGTTCTCGACGATTCGCCGCGCGATGCCACCGCTTCCACCCGCGGCCCGTGCAAGTTGTTGCGCGTCGAACAGCGTGACTTCCGCTCACTATGGCAG AAACACCAGGACGAGCTCATTCAACTGTCGGGCAGCCCGTCTTCTCCGTCCGCTTCGTCGCCGGCCAATCACCGCAAACacagtcatcatcatcaaccgCAATCTCATCAGCCAGGTGGCAAAAGGCAATCGCAACGGCATCACAGCACCGGTGGCATCAGCAGTCGTCAAGGATcgcaagaaaacaacaact ctaaTAACGGAAGGAGTAGTTCGACGTCCGGCGGATTGAGTATCCCTTCTAGGGAGCCGTCGCTGGCCGACGCGAATATCAACAGCACCAAATCGCCGTCGCCACAGCGCCAGGAGCGAAATGCGTCCGTTGTCAGCGCGACGGCCGTCGATGGCGGTGCGACGACGGCCAGTGGAAACGGACGCAGCAATCCTTCGCCACCGAGCAACGCTCAGCAAACAACGGCTCCTGCCGGCCAACCGACCGGTCAAACGGGACCCAACAGCAATCAAATCGCCCAACTTACTTTG TCGCCTAGCGAACGCGCCATGATGATGGGCAAAGTGCTGAAAACACTGATCCTGGCGTCGTCGTCGGCCTCGCCCGCCTCGGCCTTGATTCGCGACCGTAAAGTGCCCGGCCGAGGGACCGTCCGCCACTGTCTTGTCGGAACGGAAATGGTCGACTGGCTCCTCGGGCTCAGCCCCGAAGTCCACAGCCGAGCTCAAGCGTCCGCCATGTGGCAGGTCCTGCTGGACGAACAAGTCATCTTGGCCC TTTCGAAGGAGCACCAGTTCAAAGACAAGTTTGTCTTCTACCGGTTCCACGACGATGCCGAAGGTCGTGGAGATGGTCCAGCCGGCCGAAAACCCAACGCTGACGTCGTCCGCGACGCCCAACAGAAGAAGGACGAAGTGATCTCGACGCTGACTCAACTGGCGCCCGATGCCGTCCTCAAAGCGATTCTCAGAAAACC GACTCACGACCGGTCTCCGGACGACTTGGAGATCATCTACGAGGAGTTGGTGCACATCAGGGCCTTGTCTCACCTGTCCACTACCGTCAAACGAGAGTTGGCCAATATCATCGTCTTTGAATCGCATCCGCGAGCGGAAACCGTCC TGTTTAATCAAGGAGACGAAGGTACGTCGTGGTACGTCATCCTGAAAGGTTCTGTCAACGTCGTTATCCACGGAAAGGGCGTCGTCACTACACTGCAGGACGGAGACGATTTCGGCCAGTTGGCCCTCATCAACAACGCGCcgag GGCTGCAACAATCATCACAAGGGAAGACGGCTGTCAATTCCTGCGCGTCGACAAGGACGACTTCAACCGAATCCTGCGCGACGTTGAGGCTAACACGGTCCGGCTCAAGGAGCACGGACGCGACGTCCTCGTCCTCGAGAAGGTCAGCGCCAATCCCAGCGCTGCCCATCGACATTCCGCCTCGTCGCACTACAA GTACACGGTGATGGCCGGCATGCCGCAGAAGATGCTGGAGCATTTGCTGGAAACGCGATTGGACGCGAGGCATCTCAGCGCTCGAGACGAGGATATCATCCGGCCCTACTCGTCGGCCACTGACATGTTCCTCGATGACTTCCTCTTGACGCACATTATGTTCATGCCGACGCATCAGCTCATCACGGAGCTTATGAGAAAATATCGGATCGAGTCGCCAACGCAAGATAAGGAGTTCGTCGTGGCCAGCAAATCGCGCGTCGTCAATTTCGTTTACCAGTGGGTTACCAGCATCCGGGATCCTGTCTTCGACGAGACCATCACACACTCCTTTTTCGAG CAATTGCACAGCGAGGTCCATGCTGACGCCCGACTCTACCACACGCTGAGAGAAGAGGCCGCCATGCTGGATCACGTTCAGGAGCTactag GAGAGTACCGTGCGGCCAGACAACAGGGTGGATCGTTGGCGACATTAACGTGGACGTTGCCTGCCGGAGGGCAATCGGTCGTCCTGTTTTCCGCGGTCAACGCGGCAGCCACAGCTGCTGCAGCCGCTAGCAACAGGAAGAACAGTGGAGAATCGAGCGCAGCCAGTGCCTTTAGCTTGGAGAAGCGACGCCCTATCCGCGCCGACGACGACa TCATCTTCCGGGTGTACTGCGCCGACCATACTTATTGCACGTTGCGGCAACCCGTCAATGCCACGGCAGAGACCATTAAACTCAACGCCGCCGACAAGTTGGGCCTACGCCACGAGGAACTTGTGTTGGCTGAAATCAAATCCAATG GTGAGAAGTCGGTGATTAGCGATACAGAGGTTAGCATTGCCACTTGCTTGTCCATCAACGGACGCATTTTCGTTTCACCTAAAGACCACCTCGACGCCATG ACGGTGCTGCCCGACCAGGAAGGACCTTCCGACGGGACGTGTAACGAGCTGGAAATGTTTAGCACGCGAGAGTTAGCTTATTACATCACGCTGATCGATTGGGATCTTTTCTGCTCTGTTCACGAG TATGAACTTTTGTACCACGTCGCTGGAGCGCAACCCTTCCGCAAGATCAAGTCcaacttggatttatttttacGCCGTTTCAATGAAATCCAATACTGGGTCGTCACCGAGATCTGTCTGGCCAACACTTTGGGGAAAAGAGTCCAGCTGTTACGCAAATTCATCAAATTGGCCGCTTA TTGCAAAGAGTTCCAGAACTTGAACGCTTTCTTTGCGCTCGTCATGGGTCTGAGTAACGTGGCCGTCAGTCGATTGACTCAGACCTGGGAACGTCTTCCGTCCAAG TTGAGGAAAATGTTTAACGAGTTTGACGGTTTAATCGAACCATCACGCAATCACCGGGCATACCGGATCGCTGTGGGGAAACTCCAGCCACCCATTCTTCCCTTCATGCCTTTACTTTTGAAAG ATATGACCTTCACTCACGAGGGCAACCGGACTCTACTGGACAGCGCTGGACTGATCAATTTCGAGAAGATGCACATGCTGGCTCAAACTATGCGGACTCTTCGCTACTGCCGAAGTCGGCAACTac tgCTGCAACCGCCAACTCCGCGTAGCGAGCAGGAAGTGCGCAACTACATTCGTAATTTAAGGGTCGTTGATAATCAACGCATCTTGACCGGCCTCTCACAGCGACTCGAGCCGAAACGGGCCTGA
- the LOC130704074 gene encoding rap guanine nucleotide exchange factor 4-like isoform X4 — MEQMLPWRGIYHCNRPDLLAHSSNNGPSPSSSSSSCSPLTSAATYSRRLLGRGSWFGDSVLDDSPRDATASTRGPCKLLRVEQRDFRSLWQKHQDELIQLSGSPSSPSASSPANHRKHSHHHQPQSHQPGGKRQSQRHHSTGGISSRQGSQENNNSNNGRSSSTSGGLSIPSREPSLADANINSTKSPSPQRQERNASVVSATAVDGGATTASGNGRSNPSPPSNAQQTTAPAGQPTGQTGPNSNQIAQLTLSPSERAMMMGKVLKTLILASSSASPASALIRDRKVPGRGTVRHCLVGTEMVDWLLGLSPEVHSRAQASAMWQVLLDEQVILALSKEHQFKDKFVFYRFHDDAEGRGDGPAGRKPNADVVRDAQQKKDEVISTLTQLAPDAVLKAILRKPTHDRSPDDLEIIYEELVHIRALSHLSTTVKRELANIIVFESHPRAETVLFNQGDEGTSWYVILKGSVNVVIHGKGVVTTLQDGDDFGQLALINNAPRAATIITREDGCQFLRVDKDDFNRILRDVEANTVRLKEHGRDVLVLEKVSANPSAAHRHSASSHYKYTVMAGMPQKMLEHLLETRLDARHLSARDEDIIRPYSSATDMFLDDFLLTHIMFMPTHQLITELMRKYRIESPTQDKEFVVASKSRVVNFVYQWVTSIRDPVFDETITHSFFEQLHSEVHADARLYHTLREEAAMLDHVQELLGEYRAARQQGGSLATLTWTLPAGGQSVVLFSAVNAAATAAAAASNRKNSGESSAASAFSLEKRRPIRADDDIIFRVYCADHTYCTLRQPVNATAETIKLNAADKLGLRHEELVLAEIKSNGEKSVISDTEVSIATCLSINGRIFVSPKDHLDAMTVLPDQEGPSDGTCNELEMFSTRELAYYITLIDWDLFCSVHEYELLYHVAGAQPFRKIKSNLDLFLRRFNEIQYWVVTEICLANTLGKRVQLLRKFIKLAAYCKEFQNLNAFFALVMGLSNVAVSRLTQTWERLPSKLRKMFNEFDGLIEPSRNHRAYRIAVGKLQPPILPFMPLLLKDMTFTHEGNRTLLDSAGLINFEKMHMLAQTMRTLRYCRSRQLLLQPPTPRSEQEVRNYIRNLRVVDNQRILTGLSQRLEPKRA; from the exons ATGGAGCAAATGTTGCCCTGGCGTGGCATTTATCATTGCAATCGGCCTGACCTCCTAGCC caTTCGTCGAATAATGGACCTTCACCATCATCCTCTTCGTCGTCGTGTTCGCCTCTGACATCGGCAGCGACTTATAGTCGACGGTTGCTCGGACGCGGCAGTTGGTTCGGTGATTCGGTTCTCGACGATTCGCCGCGCGATGCCACCGCTTCCACCCGCGGCCCGTGCAAGTTGTTGCGCGTCGAACAGCGTGACTTCCGCTCACTATGGCAG AAACACCAGGACGAGCTCATTCAACTGTCGGGCAGCCCGTCTTCTCCGTCCGCTTCGTCGCCGGCCAATCACCGCAAACacagtcatcatcatcaaccgCAATCTCATCAGCCAGGTGGCAAAAGGCAATCGCAACGGCATCACAGCACCGGTGGCATCAGCAGTCGTCAAGGATcgcaagaaaacaacaact ctaaTAACGGAAGGAGTAGTTCGACGTCCGGCGGATTGAGTATCCCTTCTAGGGAGCCGTCGCTGGCCGACGCGAATATCAACAGCACCAAATCGCCGTCGCCACAGCGCCAGGAGCGAAATGCGTCCGTTGTCAGCGCGACGGCCGTCGATGGCGGTGCGACGACGGCCAGTGGAAACGGACGCAGCAATCCTTCGCCACCGAGCAACGCTCAGCAAACAACGGCTCCTGCCGGCCAACCGACCGGTCAAACGGGACCCAACAGCAATCAAATCGCCCAACTTACTTTG TCGCCTAGCGAACGCGCCATGATGATGGGCAAAGTGCTGAAAACACTGATCCTGGCGTCGTCGTCGGCCTCGCCCGCCTCGGCCTTGATTCGCGACCGTAAAGTGCCCGGCCGAGGGACCGTCCGCCACTGTCTTGTCGGAACGGAAATGGTCGACTGGCTCCTCGGGCTCAGCCCCGAAGTCCACAGCCGAGCTCAAGCGTCCGCCATGTGGCAGGTCCTGCTGGACGAACAAGTCATCTTGGCCC TTTCGAAGGAGCACCAGTTCAAAGACAAGTTTGTCTTCTACCGGTTCCACGACGATGCCGAAGGTCGTGGAGATGGTCCAGCCGGCCGAAAACCCAACGCTGACGTCGTCCGCGACGCCCAACAGAAGAAGGACGAAGTGATCTCGACGCTGACTCAACTGGCGCCCGATGCCGTCCTCAAAGCGATTCTCAGAAAACC GACTCACGACCGGTCTCCGGACGACTTGGAGATCATCTACGAGGAGTTGGTGCACATCAGGGCCTTGTCTCACCTGTCCACTACCGTCAAACGAGAGTTGGCCAATATCATCGTCTTTGAATCGCATCCGCGAGCGGAAACCGTCC TGTTTAATCAAGGAGACGAAGGTACGTCGTGGTACGTCATCCTGAAAGGTTCTGTCAACGTCGTTATCCACGGAAAGGGCGTCGTCACTACACTGCAGGACGGAGACGATTTCGGCCAGTTGGCCCTCATCAACAACGCGCcgag GGCTGCAACAATCATCACAAGGGAAGACGGCTGTCAATTCCTGCGCGTCGACAAGGACGACTTCAACCGAATCCTGCGCGACGTTGAGGCTAACACGGTCCGGCTCAAGGAGCACGGACGCGACGTCCTCGTCCTCGAGAAGGTCAGCGCCAATCCCAGCGCTGCCCATCGACATTCCGCCTCGTCGCACTACAA GTACACGGTGATGGCCGGCATGCCGCAGAAGATGCTGGAGCATTTGCTGGAAACGCGATTGGACGCGAGGCATCTCAGCGCTCGAGACGAGGATATCATCCGGCCCTACTCGTCGGCCACTGACATGTTCCTCGATGACTTCCTCTTGACGCACATTATGTTCATGCCGACGCATCAGCTCATCACGGAGCTTATGAGAAAATATCGGATCGAGTCGCCAACGCAAGATAAGGAGTTCGTCGTGGCCAGCAAATCGCGCGTCGTCAATTTCGTTTACCAGTGGGTTACCAGCATCCGGGATCCTGTCTTCGACGAGACCATCACACACTCCTTTTTCGAG CAATTGCACAGCGAGGTCCATGCTGACGCCCGACTCTACCACACGCTGAGAGAAGAGGCCGCCATGCTGGATCACGTTCAGGAGCTactag GAGAGTACCGTGCGGCCAGACAACAGGGTGGATCGTTGGCGACATTAACGTGGACGTTGCCTGCCGGAGGGCAATCGGTCGTCCTGTTTTCCGCGGTCAACGCGGCAGCCACAGCTGCTGCAGCCGCTAGCAACAGGAAGAACAGTGGAGAATCGAGCGCAGCCAGTGCCTTTAGCTTGGAGAAGCGACGCCCTATCCGCGCCGACGACGACa TCATCTTCCGGGTGTACTGCGCCGACCATACTTATTGCACGTTGCGGCAACCCGTCAATGCCACGGCAGAGACCATTAAACTCAACGCCGCCGACAAGTTGGGCCTACGCCACGAGGAACTTGTGTTGGCTGAAATCAAATCCAATG GTGAGAAGTCGGTGATTAGCGATACAGAGGTTAGCATTGCCACTTGCTTGTCCATCAACGGACGCATTTTCGTTTCACCTAAAGACCACCTCGACGCCATG ACGGTGCTGCCCGACCAGGAAGGACCTTCCGACGGGACGTGTAACGAGCTGGAAATGTTTAGCACGCGAGAGTTAGCTTATTACATCACGCTGATCGATTGGGATCTTTTCTGCTCTGTTCACGAG TATGAACTTTTGTACCACGTCGCTGGAGCGCAACCCTTCCGCAAGATCAAGTCcaacttggatttatttttacGCCGTTTCAATGAAATCCAATACTGGGTCGTCACCGAGATCTGTCTGGCCAACACTTTGGGGAAAAGAGTCCAGCTGTTACGCAAATTCATCAAATTGGCCGCTTA TTGCAAAGAGTTCCAGAACTTGAACGCTTTCTTTGCGCTCGTCATGGGTCTGAGTAACGTGGCCGTCAGTCGATTGACTCAGACCTGGGAACGTCTTCCGTCCAAG TTGAGGAAAATGTTTAACGAGTTTGACGGTTTAATCGAACCATCACGCAATCACCGGGCATACCGGATCGCTGTGGGGAAACTCCAGCCACCCATTCTTCCCTTCATGCCTTTACTTTTGAAAG ATATGACCTTCACTCACGAGGGCAACCGGACTCTACTGGACAGCGCTGGACTGATCAATTTCGAGAAGATGCACATGCTGGCTCAAACTATGCGGACTCTTCGCTACTGCCGAAGTCGGCAACTac tgCTGCAACCGCCAACTCCGCGTAGCGAGCAGGAAGTGCGCAACTACATTCGTAATTTAAGGGTCGTTGATAATCAACGCATCTTGACCGGCCTCTCACAGCGACTCGAGCCGAAACGGGCCTGA
- the LOC130704074 gene encoding rap guanine nucleotide exchange factor 4-like isoform X2, which yields MTSDDLLMESVPMDRLSSCSLDSVIGYLDELLGRKDETVDETAMRSPFPMLCDVKDETIGRVKLSSDRVRSNFADEECAQRVMDLSFASVYEMPSSSNVGHSMVMPVRSVIGCQKVMTVLSESHDAPESLDSGVESNKSDDECQTNGGHSPVACCASLGDKGRNYAIPLHQHDYQNLISCSPLQQQQQRRPARRNHSTASSNCRTGRTNRNRQDGPIGNVHDQKPMKDDKFYEICLGHLCLQMEAGNSQAGTGLGFDRWISIFSLQKHQDELIQLSGSPSSPSASSPANHRKHSHHHQPQSHQPGGKRQSQRHHSTGGISSRQGSQENNNSNNGRSSSTSGGLSIPSREPSLADANINSTKSPSPQRQERNASVVSATAVDGGATTASGNGRSNPSPPSNAQQTTAPAGQPTGQTGPNSNQIAQLTLSPSERAMMMGKVLKTLILASSSASPASALIRDRKVPGRGTVRHCLVGTEMVDWLLGLSPEVHSRAQASAMWQVLLDEQVILALSKEHQFKDKFVFYRFHDDAEGRGDGPAGRKPNADVVRDAQQKKDEVISTLTQLAPDAVLKAILRKPTHDRSPDDLEIIYEELVHIRALSHLSTTVKRELANIIVFESHPRAETVLFNQGDEGTSWYVILKGSVNVVIHGKGVVTTLQDGDDFGQLALINNAPRAATIITREDGCQFLRVDKDDFNRILRDVEANTVRLKEHGRDVLVLEKVSANPSAAHRHSASSHYKYTVMAGMPQKMLEHLLETRLDARHLSARDEDIIRPYSSATDMFLDDFLLTHIMFMPTHQLITELMRKYRIESPTQDKEFVVASKSRVVNFVYQWVTSIRDPVFDETITHSFFEQLHSEVHADARLYHTLREEAAMLDHVQELLGEYRAARQQGGSLATLTWTLPAGGQSVVLFSAVNAAATAAAAASNRKNSGESSAASAFSLEKRRPIRADDDIIFRVYCADHTYCTLRQPVNATAETIKLNAADKLGLRHEELVLAEIKSNGEKSVISDTEVSIATCLSINGRIFVSPKDHLDAMTVLPDQEGPSDGTCNELEMFSTRELAYYITLIDWDLFCSVHEYELLYHVAGAQPFRKIKSNLDLFLRRFNEIQYWVVTEICLANTLGKRVQLLRKFIKLAAYCKEFQNLNAFFALVMGLSNVAVSRLTQTWERLPSKLRKMFNEFDGLIEPSRNHRAYRIAVGKLQPPILPFMPLLLKDMTFTHEGNRTLLDSAGLINFEKMHMLAQTMRTLRYCRMLQPPTPRSEQEVRNYIRNLRVVDNQRILTGLSQRLEPKRA from the exons ATGACGAGTGACGATTTATTGATGGAGTCGGTCCCGATGGACCGTCTGTCCAGTTGCTCGCTGGACAGCGTTATCGGCTACTTGGATGAACTTTTGGGCAGGAAAGACGAGACAGTCGATGAGACAGCCATGCGATCCCCATTTCCGATGCTGTGCGACGTGAAGGATGAGACGATCGGCCGCGTTAAGTTGAGCTCGGATCGCGTTCGATCCAATTTCGCGGACGAAGAATGCGCCCAACGAGTGATGGACTTGTCTTTTGCATCCGTCTACGAAATGCCTTCGTCGTCGAATGTCGGCCATTCGATGGTGATGCCCGTCCGATCGGTTATTGGATGTCAAAAAGTGATGACCGTCCTCAGCGAATCGCACGATGCGCCCGAATCGCTGGACAGCGGAGTTGAAAGTAACAAGTCCGACGACGAGTGTCAGACCAACGGCGGCCATTCGCCCGTCGCATGCTGCGCCAGTTTGGGCGATAAAGGTCGCAATTACGCCATCCCGTTGCATCAACACGATTATCAGAATTTGATCAGCTGCTCGCCgttgcagcagcagcagcaacgtCGGCCGGCCCGCCGCAATCATTCGACAGCGTCATCCAACTGTCGAACGGGTCGAACCAATCGAAACCGTCAAGATGGTCCGATTGGCAACGTTCACGATCAGAAGCCGATGAAAGACGATAAATTCTACGAGATCTGCTTGGGTCATTTGTGTTTGCAAATGGAAGCCGGAAACAGCCAGGCCGGAACTGGACTCGGCTTTGATCGATGGATCTCGATTTTCTCGTTGCAGAAACACCAGGACGAGCTCATTCAACTGTCGGGCAGCCCGTCTTCTCCGTCCGCTTCGTCGCCGGCCAATCACCGCAAACacagtcatcatcatcaaccgCAATCTCATCAGCCAGGTGGCAAAAGGCAATCGCAACGGCATCACAGCACCGGTGGCATCAGCAGTCGTCAAGGATcgcaagaaaacaacaact ctaaTAACGGAAGGAGTAGTTCGACGTCCGGCGGATTGAGTATCCCTTCTAGGGAGCCGTCGCTGGCCGACGCGAATATCAACAGCACCAAATCGCCGTCGCCACAGCGCCAGGAGCGAAATGCGTCCGTTGTCAGCGCGACGGCCGTCGATGGCGGTGCGACGACGGCCAGTGGAAACGGACGCAGCAATCCTTCGCCACCGAGCAACGCTCAGCAAACAACGGCTCCTGCCGGCCAACCGACCGGTCAAACGGGACCCAACAGCAATCAAATCGCCCAACTTACTTTG TCGCCTAGCGAACGCGCCATGATGATGGGCAAAGTGCTGAAAACACTGATCCTGGCGTCGTCGTCGGCCTCGCCCGCCTCGGCCTTGATTCGCGACCGTAAAGTGCCCGGCCGAGGGACCGTCCGCCACTGTCTTGTCGGAACGGAAATGGTCGACTGGCTCCTCGGGCTCAGCCCCGAAGTCCACAGCCGAGCTCAAGCGTCCGCCATGTGGCAGGTCCTGCTGGACGAACAAGTCATCTTGGCCC TTTCGAAGGAGCACCAGTTCAAAGACAAGTTTGTCTTCTACCGGTTCCACGACGATGCCGAAGGTCGTGGAGATGGTCCAGCCGGCCGAAAACCCAACGCTGACGTCGTCCGCGACGCCCAACAGAAGAAGGACGAAGTGATCTCGACGCTGACTCAACTGGCGCCCGATGCCGTCCTCAAAGCGATTCTCAGAAAACC GACTCACGACCGGTCTCCGGACGACTTGGAGATCATCTACGAGGAGTTGGTGCACATCAGGGCCTTGTCTCACCTGTCCACTACCGTCAAACGAGAGTTGGCCAATATCATCGTCTTTGAATCGCATCCGCGAGCGGAAACCGTCC TGTTTAATCAAGGAGACGAAGGTACGTCGTGGTACGTCATCCTGAAAGGTTCTGTCAACGTCGTTATCCACGGAAAGGGCGTCGTCACTACACTGCAGGACGGAGACGATTTCGGCCAGTTGGCCCTCATCAACAACGCGCcgag GGCTGCAACAATCATCACAAGGGAAGACGGCTGTCAATTCCTGCGCGTCGACAAGGACGACTTCAACCGAATCCTGCGCGACGTTGAGGCTAACACGGTCCGGCTCAAGGAGCACGGACGCGACGTCCTCGTCCTCGAGAAGGTCAGCGCCAATCCCAGCGCTGCCCATCGACATTCCGCCTCGTCGCACTACAA GTACACGGTGATGGCCGGCATGCCGCAGAAGATGCTGGAGCATTTGCTGGAAACGCGATTGGACGCGAGGCATCTCAGCGCTCGAGACGAGGATATCATCCGGCCCTACTCGTCGGCCACTGACATGTTCCTCGATGACTTCCTCTTGACGCACATTATGTTCATGCCGACGCATCAGCTCATCACGGAGCTTATGAGAAAATATCGGATCGAGTCGCCAACGCAAGATAAGGAGTTCGTCGTGGCCAGCAAATCGCGCGTCGTCAATTTCGTTTACCAGTGGGTTACCAGCATCCGGGATCCTGTCTTCGACGAGACCATCACACACTCCTTTTTCGAG CAATTGCACAGCGAGGTCCATGCTGACGCCCGACTCTACCACACGCTGAGAGAAGAGGCCGCCATGCTGGATCACGTTCAGGAGCTactag GAGAGTACCGTGCGGCCAGACAACAGGGTGGATCGTTGGCGACATTAACGTGGACGTTGCCTGCCGGAGGGCAATCGGTCGTCCTGTTTTCCGCGGTCAACGCGGCAGCCACAGCTGCTGCAGCCGCTAGCAACAGGAAGAACAGTGGAGAATCGAGCGCAGCCAGTGCCTTTAGCTTGGAGAAGCGACGCCCTATCCGCGCCGACGACGACa TCATCTTCCGGGTGTACTGCGCCGACCATACTTATTGCACGTTGCGGCAACCCGTCAATGCCACGGCAGAGACCATTAAACTCAACGCCGCCGACAAGTTGGGCCTACGCCACGAGGAACTTGTGTTGGCTGAAATCAAATCCAATG GTGAGAAGTCGGTGATTAGCGATACAGAGGTTAGCATTGCCACTTGCTTGTCCATCAACGGACGCATTTTCGTTTCACCTAAAGACCACCTCGACGCCATG ACGGTGCTGCCCGACCAGGAAGGACCTTCCGACGGGACGTGTAACGAGCTGGAAATGTTTAGCACGCGAGAGTTAGCTTATTACATCACGCTGATCGATTGGGATCTTTTCTGCTCTGTTCACGAG TATGAACTTTTGTACCACGTCGCTGGAGCGCAACCCTTCCGCAAGATCAAGTCcaacttggatttatttttacGCCGTTTCAATGAAATCCAATACTGGGTCGTCACCGAGATCTGTCTGGCCAACACTTTGGGGAAAAGAGTCCAGCTGTTACGCAAATTCATCAAATTGGCCGCTTA TTGCAAAGAGTTCCAGAACTTGAACGCTTTCTTTGCGCTCGTCATGGGTCTGAGTAACGTGGCCGTCAGTCGATTGACTCAGACCTGGGAACGTCTTCCGTCCAAG TTGAGGAAAATGTTTAACGAGTTTGACGGTTTAATCGAACCATCACGCAATCACCGGGCATACCGGATCGCTGTGGGGAAACTCCAGCCACCCATTCTTCCCTTCATGCCTTTACTTTTGAAAG ATATGACCTTCACTCACGAGGGCAACCGGACTCTACTGGACAGCGCTGGACTGATCAATTTCGAGAAGATGCACATGCTGGCTCAAACTATGCGGACTCTTCGCTACTGCCGAA tgCTGCAACCGCCAACTCCGCGTAGCGAGCAGGAAGTGCGCAACTACATTCGTAATTTAAGGGTCGTTGATAATCAACGCATCTTGACCGGCCTCTCACAGCGACTCGAGCCGAAACGGGCCTGA